The following proteins are encoded in a genomic region of Cryptomeria japonica chromosome 11, Sugi_1.0, whole genome shotgun sequence:
- the LOC131073629 gene encoding heterogeneous nuclear ribonucleoprotein 1 isoform X2 produces MDSDRGKIFIGGISWETTEERIKEYFRSFGDVVEVVIMKDKITGRARGFGFVVFADPSVADRVVLEKHMIDGRMQFGTITDVVVMYDHSTQRPRGFGFITYDSEDAVDIVVQKPFHELNGKMVEVKRSIPKEQSTGNARHPAGVFGGGVGRGVNFGAGYGYGFNSSLAGPFGPRMNTKHVVAPGARGGYTSYGPTGFNAPGYGNGAGYGPTVNGGSYGSSGFRTNPSYSASTGGSYGGAPTGYGSPAGYGNPATGAYNNNPAPGRNMWGNGAIPYTNTGSSGGYGSAGNGSITDYGGGAAWGFGQGSNDQQNGSGAGYASGYGSYENNYGSNAGAYPAQNSGYGTEVATYSSTTGGYGGAYTDSYSNSAYGDSAWRSNPSEPVGAPSVGYGLGNTVRDGLHK; encoded by the exons ATGGATTCAGACCGAGGGAAGATCTTTATTGGTGGCATCTCGTGGGAAACAACAGAGGAGCGAATCAAAGAATATTTTAGGTCATTTGGAGATGTTGTGGAAGTAGTGATCATGAAGGATAAAATAACAGGGCGAGCGCGGGGTTTTGGCTTTGTGGTTTTTGCAGATCCATCTGTTGCAGACAGGGTTGTGTTGGAAAAGCACATGATCGATGGCCGAATG CAGTTTGGCACAATTACCGATGTGGTTGTAATGTATGATCACAGTACTCAAAGACCTCGAGGATTTGGCTTCATCACTTATGACTCGGAAGATGCTGTGGACATTGTTGTGCAAAAGCCCTTTCATGAGCTCAATGGAAAGATGGTAGAAGTCAAGCGGTCAATCCCCAAGGAACAATCTACTGGGAATGCCAGGCATCCTGCAGGTGTATTTGGTGGTGGAGTGGGTAGAGGAGTGAATTTTGGTGCTGGCTATGGATATGGCTTCAATTCCAGTTTGGCAGGGCCTTTTGGACCTAGAATGAACACTAAGCATGTTGTTGCTCCAGGAGCTAGAGGTGGGTACACTTCATATGGACCTACTGGATTCAATGCACCTGGCTATGGAAATGGCGCAGGATATGGACCTACAGTGAATGGAGGCAGCTATGGCAGTTCTGGTTTTCGAACCAACCCAAGCTATTCTGCCAGCACAGGTGGCAGTTATGGAGGAGCTCCCACTGGCTATGGAAGTCCTGCTGGCTATGGGAATCCAGCAACCGGCGCATATAACAACAATCCAGCTCCAGGGAGAAATATGTGGGGCAATGGAGCCATACCTTATACTAACACAGGTAGTTCTGGTGGCTATGGAAGTGCAGGAAATGGGAGCATAACTGATTATGGTGGAGGTGCAGCATGGGGCTTCGGTCAAGGTAGTAATGACCAGCAAAATGGAAGCGGTGCTGGGTATGCAAGTGGCTATGGAAGCTATGAAAATAACTACGGTTCAAATGCAGGTGCTTATCCAGCACAAAATAGTGGGTATGGAACTGAAGTGGCAACATATAGCTCAACAACAGGGGGCTATGGAGGTGCATACACTGATAGTTACAGCAACTCTGCTTATGGAGACTCAGCTTGGAGATCAAACCCTTCTGAACCTGTTGGAGCACCTTCAGTAGGCTATGGGTTAGGCAATACAGTCAGAGATGGGTTGCATAAATAA
- the LOC131073629 gene encoding heterogeneous nuclear ribonucleoprotein 1 isoform X3, translated as MDSDRGKIFIGGISWETTEERIKEYFRSFGDVVEVVIMKDKITGRARGFGFVVFADPSVADRVVLEKHMIDGRMFGTITDVVVMYDHSTQRPRGFGFITYDSEDAVDIVVQKPFHELNGKMVEVKRSIPKEQSTGNARHPAGVFGGGVGRGVNFGAGYGYGFNSSLAGPFGPRMNTKHVVAPGARGGYTSYGPTGFNAPGYGNGAGYGPTVNGGSYGSSGFRTNPSYSASTGGSYGGAPTGYGSPAGYGNPATGAYNNNPAPGRNMWGNGAIPYTNTGSSGGYGSAGNGSITDYGGGAAWGFGQGSNDQQNGSGAGYASGYGSYENNYGSNAGAYPAQNSGYGTEVATYSSTTGGYGGAYTDSYSNSAYGDSAWRSNPSEPVGAPSVGYGLGNTVRDGLHK; from the exons ATGGATTCAGACCGAGGGAAGATCTTTATTGGTGGCATCTCGTGGGAAACAACAGAGGAGCGAATCAAAGAATATTTTAGGTCATTTGGAGATGTTGTGGAAGTAGTGATCATGAAGGATAAAATAACAGGGCGAGCGCGGGGTTTTGGCTTTGTGGTTTTTGCAGATCCATCTGTTGCAGACAGGGTTGTGTTGGAAAAGCACATGATCGATGGCCGAATG TTTGGCACAATTACCGATGTGGTTGTAATGTATGATCACAGTACTCAAAGACCTCGAGGATTTGGCTTCATCACTTATGACTCGGAAGATGCTGTGGACATTGTTGTGCAAAAGCCCTTTCATGAGCTCAATGGAAAGATGGTAGAAGTCAAGCGGTCAATCCCCAAGGAACAATCTACTGGGAATGCCAGGCATCCTGCAGGTGTATTTGGTGGTGGAGTGGGTAGAGGAGTGAATTTTGGTGCTGGCTATGGATATGGCTTCAATTCCAGTTTGGCAGGGCCTTTTGGACCTAGAATGAACACTAAGCATGTTGTTGCTCCAGGAGCTAGAGGTGGGTACACTTCATATGGACCTACTGGATTCAATGCACCTGGCTATGGAAATGGCGCAGGATATGGACCTACAGTGAATGGAGGCAGCTATGGCAGTTCTGGTTTTCGAACCAACCCAAGCTATTCTGCCAGCACAGGTGGCAGTTATGGAGGAGCTCCCACTGGCTATGGAAGTCCTGCTGGCTATGGGAATCCAGCAACCGGCGCATATAACAACAATCCAGCTCCAGGGAGAAATATGTGGGGCAATGGAGCCATACCTTATACTAACACAGGTAGTTCTGGTGGCTATGGAAGTGCAGGAAATGGGAGCATAACTGATTATGGTGGAGGTGCAGCATGGGGCTTCGGTCAAGGTAGTAATGACCAGCAAAATGGAAGCGGTGCTGGGTATGCAAGTGGCTATGGAAGCTATGAAAATAACTACGGTTCAAATGCAGGTGCTTATCCAGCACAAAATAGTGGGTATGGAACTGAAGTGGCAACATATAGCTCAACAACAGGGGGCTATGGAGGTGCATACACTGATAGTTACAGCAACTCTGCTTATGGAGACTCAGCTTGGAGATCAAACCCTTCTGAACCTGTTGGAGCACCTTCAGTAGGCTATGGGTTAGGCAATACAGTCAGAGATGGGTTGCATAAATAA
- the LOC131073629 gene encoding heterogeneous nuclear ribonucleoprotein 1 isoform X1, whose protein sequence is MDSDRGKIFIGGISWETTEERIKEYFRSFGDVVEVVIMKDKITGRARGFGFVVFADPSVADRVVLEKHMIDGRMVEAKKAVPRDEQHSMTRSNTGGHGPASQNRTKKIFVGGLAPSVTETDFRNYFQQFGTITDVVVMYDHSTQRPRGFGFITYDSEDAVDIVVQKPFHELNGKMVEVKRSIPKEQSTGNARHPAGVFGGGVGRGVNFGAGYGYGFNSSLAGPFGPRMNTKHVVAPGARGGYTSYGPTGFNAPGYGNGAGYGPTVNGGSYGSSGFRTNPSYSASTGGSYGGAPTGYGSPAGYGNPATGAYNNNPAPGRNMWGNGAIPYTNTGSSGGYGSAGNGSITDYGGGAAWGFGQGSNDQQNGSGAGYASGYGSYENNYGSNAGAYPAQNSGYGTEVATYSSTTGGYGGAYTDSYSNSAYGDSAWRSNPSEPVGAPSVGYGLGNTVRDGLHK, encoded by the exons ATGGATTCAGACCGAGGGAAGATCTTTATTGGTGGCATCTCGTGGGAAACAACAGAGGAGCGAATCAAAGAATATTTTAGGTCATTTGGAGATGTTGTGGAAGTAGTGATCATGAAGGATAAAATAACAGGGCGAGCGCGGGGTTTTGGCTTTGTGGTTTTTGCAGATCCATCTGTTGCAGACAGGGTTGTGTTGGAAAAGCACATGATCGATGGCCGAATG GTGGAAGCGAAAAAAGCAGTCCCCAGAGATGAGCAGCATAGCATGACTAGGAGCAACACTGGCGGCCATGGGCCAGCCAGTCAGAATAGGACAAAGAAGATATTTGTTGGTGGCTTAGCACCTTCTGTTACTGAGACTGACTTCAGAAACTATTTTCAGCAGTTTGGCACAATTACCGATGTGGTTGTAATGTATGATCACAGTACTCAAAGACCTCGAGGATTTGGCTTCATCACTTATGACTCGGAAGATGCTGTGGACATTGTTGTGCAAAAGCCCTTTCATGAGCTCAATGGAAAGATGGTAGAAGTCAAGCGGTCAATCCCCAAGGAACAATCTACTGGGAATGCCAGGCATCCTGCAGGTGTATTTGGTGGTGGAGTGGGTAGAGGAGTGAATTTTGGTGCTGGCTATGGATATGGCTTCAATTCCAGTTTGGCAGGGCCTTTTGGACCTAGAATGAACACTAAGCATGTTGTTGCTCCAGGAGCTAGAGGTGGGTACACTTCATATGGACCTACTGGATTCAATGCACCTGGCTATGGAAATGGCGCAGGATATGGACCTACAGTGAATGGAGGCAGCTATGGCAGTTCTGGTTTTCGAACCAACCCAAGCTATTCTGCCAGCACAGGTGGCAGTTATGGAGGAGCTCCCACTGGCTATGGAAGTCCTGCTGGCTATGGGAATCCAGCAACCGGCGCATATAACAACAATCCAGCTCCAGGGAGAAATATGTGGGGCAATGGAGCCATACCTTATACTAACACAGGTAGTTCTGGTGGCTATGGAAGTGCAGGAAATGGGAGCATAACTGATTATGGTGGAGGTGCAGCATGGGGCTTCGGTCAAGGTAGTAATGACCAGCAAAATGGAAGCGGTGCTGGGTATGCAAGTGGCTATGGAAGCTATGAAAATAACTACGGTTCAAATGCAGGTGCTTATCCAGCACAAAATAGTGGGTATGGAACTGAAGTGGCAACATATAGCTCAACAACAGGGGGCTATGGAGGTGCATACACTGATAGTTACAGCAACTCTGCTTATGGAGACTCAGCTTGGAGATCAAACCCTTCTGAACCTGTTGGAGCACCTTCAGTAGGCTATGGGTTAGGCAATACAGTCAGAGATGGGTTGCATAAATAA
- the LOC131073629 gene encoding heterogeneous nuclear ribonucleoprotein 1 isoform X4: MAECTQRPRGFGFITYDSEDAVDIVVQKPFHELNGKMVEVKRSIPKEQSTGNARHPAGVFGGGVGRGVNFGAGYGYGFNSSLAGPFGPRMNTKHVVAPGARGGYTSYGPTGFNAPGYGNGAGYGPTVNGGSYGSSGFRTNPSYSASTGGSYGGAPTGYGSPAGYGNPATGAYNNNPAPGRNMWGNGAIPYTNTGSSGGYGSAGNGSITDYGGGAAWGFGQGSNDQQNGSGAGYASGYGSYENNYGSNAGAYPAQNSGYGTEVATYSSTTGGYGGAYTDSYSNSAYGDSAWRSNPSEPVGAPSVGYGLGNTVRDGLHK, translated from the exons ATGGCCGAATG TACTCAAAGACCTCGAGGATTTGGCTTCATCACTTATGACTCGGAAGATGCTGTGGACATTGTTGTGCAAAAGCCCTTTCATGAGCTCAATGGAAAGATGGTAGAAGTCAAGCGGTCAATCCCCAAGGAACAATCTACTGGGAATGCCAGGCATCCTGCAGGTGTATTTGGTGGTGGAGTGGGTAGAGGAGTGAATTTTGGTGCTGGCTATGGATATGGCTTCAATTCCAGTTTGGCAGGGCCTTTTGGACCTAGAATGAACACTAAGCATGTTGTTGCTCCAGGAGCTAGAGGTGGGTACACTTCATATGGACCTACTGGATTCAATGCACCTGGCTATGGAAATGGCGCAGGATATGGACCTACAGTGAATGGAGGCAGCTATGGCAGTTCTGGTTTTCGAACCAACCCAAGCTATTCTGCCAGCACAGGTGGCAGTTATGGAGGAGCTCCCACTGGCTATGGAAGTCCTGCTGGCTATGGGAATCCAGCAACCGGCGCATATAACAACAATCCAGCTCCAGGGAGAAATATGTGGGGCAATGGAGCCATACCTTATACTAACACAGGTAGTTCTGGTGGCTATGGAAGTGCAGGAAATGGGAGCATAACTGATTATGGTGGAGGTGCAGCATGGGGCTTCGGTCAAGGTAGTAATGACCAGCAAAATGGAAGCGGTGCTGGGTATGCAAGTGGCTATGGAAGCTATGAAAATAACTACGGTTCAAATGCAGGTGCTTATCCAGCACAAAATAGTGGGTATGGAACTGAAGTGGCAACATATAGCTCAACAACAGGGGGCTATGGAGGTGCATACACTGATAGTTACAGCAACTCTGCTTATGGAGACTCAGCTTGGAGATCAAACCCTTCTGAACCTGTTGGAGCACCTTCAGTAGGCTATGGGTTAGGCAATACAGTCAGAGATGGGTTGCATAAATAA